A window from Triticum aestivum cultivar Chinese Spring chromosome 6D, IWGSC CS RefSeq v2.1, whole genome shotgun sequence encodes these proteins:
- the LOC123145948 gene encoding uncharacterized protein has translation MGVVMAALWDILAKAANVAQMSGLHAAMLVAVGMSLLRIPQSTRECAKLERCSRRLHALLQWPTGCGAAVLCSEMGGPVLKSLVDAAGLVASYKKSTLWHRVRRGKGMAAQLRDMQDVVDSYCGLLLYVNAHLLLQPATHRPPSDATTYGVKEANENDPSQSRSVLQAVTNSPGVKETRGTQMPNDDGEGGTGSRTDDTGLAGRERSVTA, from the exons ATGGGAGTGGTGATGGCGGCGCTCTGGGACATCCTGGCGAAGGCCGCCAATGTGGCGCAGATGTCCGGCCTGCACGCCGCCATGCTGGTCGCCGTGGGCATGAGCCTCTTGCGCATCCCGCAGAGCACGCGGGAGTGCGCCAAGCTCGAGCGGTGCAGCCGCAGGCTCCACGCGCTGCTGCAGTGGCCGACGGGCTGCGGGGCCGCGGTGCTGTGCTCGGAGATGGGAGGCCCCGTTCTAAAGTCGCTGGTCGACGCGGCCGGACTCGTCGCCTCCTACAAGAAGAGCACGCTCTGGCACCGCGTCCGGAGGGGCAAGGGCATGGCCGCCCAGCTCCGGGACATGCAGGACGTCGTCGACTCCTACTGCGGGCTCCTGCTCTACGTCAACGCGCATCTCCTGCTACAGCCGGCGACTCATCGTCCCCCGTCAGATGCTACTACGTACGG GGTTAAGGAGGCGAATGAGAATGACCCATCACAGAGTCGAAGTGTGCTACAAGCAGTAACCAATAGCCCGGGAGTTAAAGAAACTCGTGGCACTCAAATGCCCAATGATGATGGCGAGGGGGGAACAGGCAGCCGGACAGACGACACCGGTCTAGCAGGACGTGAAAGAAGCGTGACTGCTTAA